A genomic region of Manihot esculenta cultivar AM560-2 chromosome 15, M.esculenta_v8, whole genome shotgun sequence contains the following coding sequences:
- the LOC110602502 gene encoding AP-5 complex subunit zeta-1 has translation MADRDRGDWDFHLRTLSISARDSNLASDPASDPSLLQSVKRLHELCNKENSEDLVARVYPQINRLFQRSVASLSQSKYSCGLLLLAILQFFLDFGEMVLHDADPSLRTFFRSCLSREFADPVVAEATLNFLNVNKKKLLTSFPTLLPQFFPLLLKLIAWNGEKLEKSFLKVFPGLISAGSFLPLFPSLVDLPILLVALEKVERSSGSLVGNSIASIQKSTAPEMLLALMDEAYTGSTIGDGGADSESEDSNKIDAADPLFLELLKDENDGIADRHWTSPGMAATLLAVSNSRQSDRLKQILRIAPRLLDVYFSIASRDINDSLICALIPLIMSRNDTMFPEKNFSYEVRKRLLEFILAAFQRSPDFIALLKKPIVDRLGEAYDSPAKTELALQLCWAIGEHGGGGESHKDAARELFENLELLLYENLSSSRLGLRESATSSNSENSRKSSQSRLLCFVVTAIAKLATYHHELLPRARVSLGKVARSRISDARVWRRARDYLGLLSEPAISLSVFGPSRSSRGHKQNPGTINWSGGGTKMISHIPFYILGEQEGPPFHNFSFSDLVPRR, from the exons ATGGCCGATCGAGACAGAGGAGACTGGGATTTCCATCTCCGGACTTTATCTATCAGCGCTAGAGACTCCAATTTGGCCAGCGACCCCGCTTCTGACCCCTCTCTTCTCCAATCT GTGAAAAGGCTACATGAATTGTGCAATAAGGAGAACTCTGAGGATTTGGTGGCTAGGGTTTATCCTCAGATTAACAGGCTCTTTCAACGCTCTGTCGCTTCGCTTTCTCAATCTAAGTATTCTTGTGGACTTCTCTTGCTG GCCATTCTTCAATTTTTCCTGGACTTTGGTGAGATGGTTCTACATGATGCTGATCCCAGCCTAAGGACTTTTTTTCGTTCATGTTTGAGCCG TGAGTTTGCAGATCCAGTTGTTGCAGAAGCAACTCTTAATTTTCTGAACGTGAACAAGAAAAAGCTCCTAACTTCCTTTCCCACTTTACTGCCTCAG TTTTTTCCTTTGTTGCTGAAGCTGATAGCCTGGAATGGAGAGAA ATTGGAAAAAtcttttctgaaggtttttCCAGGACTGATATCAGCTGGCTCATTTCTTCCCCTATTTCCATCTTTAGTTGATTTGCCAA TTTtgttggtagctttggaaaAGGTAGAGCGGAGCTCAGGATCACTTGTTGGAAACAGCATAGCCTCAATCCAGAAGAGTACGGCTCCTGAG ATGCTGCTCGCCCTCATGGATGAAGCTTACACTGGTTCAACCATAGGAGATGGTGGGGCAGACTCTGAATCTGAGGATAGCAACAAAATAGATGCAGCTGATCCACTGTTTCTTGAACTTTTGAAGGATGAAAATGATGGGATTGCT GATCGGCACTGGACTTCTCCAGGTATGGCTGCAACTTTGCTGGCTGTAAGCAATAGCCGTCAGTCTGATAGGCTAAAGCAAATACTCAGGATTGCTCCCCGGCTTCTTGATGTGTATTTCTCAATAGCTTCACGTGATATTAATGATT CTTTGATCTGTGCATTAATTCCTCTTATCATGTCCAGAAATGACACAATGTTTCCAGAGAAAAATTTTTCTTATGAG GTTCGTAAGAGACTATTAGAGTTCATCCTTGCTGCATTTCAACGATCTCCAGATTTTATTgctcttttgaag AAACCTATAGTGGACAGGCTTGGGGAAGCTTATGACAGCCCTGCAAAG ACAGAATTGGCATTACAATTGTGCTGGGCCATTGGGGAGCATGGTGGTGGTGGCGAGTCTCACAAAGATGCTGCTCGTGAGCTTTTTGAGAATCTAGAGTTACTTTTGTATGAAAACCTATCATCTAG CCGACTTGGCCTAAGGGAGTCAGCAACGAGCTCCAATAGTGAAAACTCCAGAAAGTCATCACAATCGAGGCTTCTATGTTTTGTGGTAACAGCTATTGCAAAGCTTGCCACATATCACCATGAATTATTACCAAGGGCACGTGTCTCCTTGGGCAAG GTAGCTCGATCTCGAATCTCAGATGCAAGGGTCTGGAGGCGAGCTCGCGATTATTTGGGATTATTGAGTGAACCTGCTATTTCATTGTCTGTATTTGGGCCTTCAAGATCTTCACGTGGACACAAGCAGAATCCTGGCACCATTAACTGGAGTGGAGGCGGCACAAAGATGATTTCACATATTCCATTTTACATTCTTGGGGAACAAGAAG GTCCACCTTTCCACAACTTTTCGTTTTCAGATCTTGTTCCAAGAAGATGA
- the LOC110601587 gene encoding homeobox-leucine zipper protein PROTODERMAL FACTOR 2 produces MPSPSSGGDYQETRNDDLEEMVSRVMYTSGGDDAELRDNIAEGFAEGEDMEIRGELGLEPEINPQDGYMIQNNEDIPFSSPTPQYSPQNSPESVVDSVSSSSIPLEINRASDLLMAVSLGPEENKTKISKLANSAMEELVRKALKGEPLWQRQAVLDSEIEILNEAEYIREFRAFDASLEEIMRMIEVGDPQSFATLDANCDFSGECHQKPSLSSREAEPDALQTEASREIGFVNVNATTIVEWLMDLKQWSSAFSKIVSRASILGVLSNGIGTGNYHETLQVIRAEFHMPTPLVPARECQFARYCKQVESNTWGVVDVSLENIFPYPQVSFRRRPSGCLIQEMPNGESKVTWVEHVEVDNRQVHRIFHPFVLSGFAYCARRWLTTLIRHCEWVATLISQNAHFLFVEGGLVSQHGKENLLRLAERMMRSFCADFSACSNNLWIPMPVSGGEDFRVMTKSITAAISGCATATIAFTSSLWLPLPPRRVFDFLRREDSRNKWDLLSQELEIQELTHIIKGDNPDNRISVLQANSDSSLIEILYLQESYSDPTALYVVYAPMDIFSVAAILKGGSPDYVNILPSGFVIHPATQVMNYNGEEVGGSLLTVAFHIVDGFSMEDSLYIPRESVDTVCRILTETVILIKAAVLADDS; encoded by the exons ATGCCTAGCCCGAGTTCTGGGGGTGATTATCAAGAAACAAGAAATGATGATCTTGAAGAAATGGTGAGTCGTGTGATGTATACTTCTGGGGGAGATGATGCTGAACTCAGAGATAA TATTGCTGAAGGCTTTGCTGAaggtgaagatatggagattaGAGGGGAATTAGGGTTAGAACCTGAAATAAATCCACAG gatggTTATATGATTCAAAACAATGAAGATATCCCTTTTTCTTCACCAACTCCTCAATATTCTCCACAGAATTCACCTGAGAGTGTGGTTGATTCAGTATCATCTTCAAGCATTCCTCTAGAAATAAACCGAGCAAGTGACCTTTTAATGGCAGTCTCTCTTGGTCCTGAAGAAAACAAGACTAAAATCAGTAAGCTTGCAAACTCAGCCATGGAAGAGCTAGTTAGGAAGGCCTTAAAAGGAGAACCTCTATGGCAACGACAAGCTGTACTTGATTCCGAAATTGAGATCCTAAATGAAGCTGAATATATAAGGGAATTTCGCGCTTTTGATGCAAGTCTTGAAGAGATCATGAGAATGATTGAGGTTGGAGATCCTCAAAGTTTTGCTACCTTAGATGCAAATTGTGATTTCTCCGGCGAATGTCACCAAAAACCAAGCTTGTCATCTCGAGAAGCTGAACCAGATGCCCTTCAAACTGAAGCTTCAAGAGAAATAGGGTTTGTGAATGTGAATGCTACCACCATTGTTGAATGGCTCATGGATTTG AAGCAATGGTCATCAGCATTCTCTAAAATTGTCTCAAGAGCAAGCATACTTGGAGTCCTATCCAATGGTATAGGAACTGGGAATTATCATGAGACTTTACAAGTg ATTAGGGCAGAATTCCATATGCCAACACCACTAGTTCCTGCTAGAGAGTGTCAATTTGCAAGGTATTGCAAACAGGTAGAGTCTAACACATGGGGAGTGGTTGATGTATCCTTGGAAAACATATTCCCTTATCCACAAGTAAGCTTTAGAAGAAGGCCATCAGGCTGTTTGATCCAAGAAATGCCAAATGGAGAATCCAAG GTGACTTGGGTTGAGCATGTGGAAGTGGATAATAGACAAGTCCATAGAATTTTTCACCCATTTGTTCTCTCTGGTTTTGCTTATTGTGCAAGGCGTTGGCTTACCACTTTAATCCGCCATTGTGAATGGGTTGCAACTTTAATCTCCCAAAATGCTCATTTTCTATTTGTAGAAGGAG GATTAGTAAGCCAACATGGGAAAGAAAACTTGTTAAGGCTGGCAGAGAGAATGATGAGAAGCTTCTGTGCAGACTTTAGTGCTTGCAGTAATAATTTATGGATTCCAATGCCAGTAAGTGGAGGAGAAGATTTTAGGGTAATGACTAAGAGCATTACAGCTGCAATTTCAGGATGTGCCACTGCAACGATAGCCTTCACATCTTCCCTTTGGCTTCCTCTTCCTCCTAGAAGAGTATTTGATTTTCTGCGTCGTGAGGATTCCAGAAACAAG TGGGATTTACTTTCCCAAGAACTCGAAATTCAAGAACTTACACACATCATCAAGGGAGATAACCCAGACAACCGTATCTCTGTCTTGCAAGCGAAC TCTGATTCAAGCCTGATAGAAATTTTGTACCTGCAAGAGAGCTACAGCGACCCAACTGCACTCTACGTTGTTTATGCTCCGATGGACATCTTCTCAGTGGCTGCAATATTGAAGGGAGGAAGTCCagattatgtaaatattttgcCATCAGGATTTGTGATACATCCTGCCACACAAGTAATGAATTATAATGGAGAGGAAGTTGGTGGAAGTCTGCTTACCGTTGCATTTCATATTGTTGATGGTTTCTCAATGGAGGATAGCCTATATATTCCTCGTGAATCTGTTGATACTGTTTGCAGAATCCTCACAGAAACTGTTATCTTGATCAAGGCTGCTGTTTTAGCTGATGACTCATAG
- the LOC110602646 gene encoding vascular-related unknown protein 4 isoform X1 — MEDSVNSMRELVSSSSNERSCFVGDDYDDDEGGGGGGGHSFHEDSGWTTYLEDFFAKNNNNKQSNDINGENNCCLSYDNEATASLVSDAASLVMKKNDSVDYNDNNSEQEAAAAVGSRFSYSRLSFKKRKTKGALVGDDALEDTASSPVNSPKLNKNTTQRENLGISSPSLQDKGRGSTRQMEDKSEDLGFIGRESDSTELKKRGLCLVPLSMVVNYFG; from the exons ATGGAGGATTCAGTGAATTCTATGAGAGAACTTGTCTCTTCCTCTTCTAATGAGAGGAGTTGCTTTGTTGGTGATGATTATGATGATGAcgaaggtggtggtggtggtggtggtcaTAGTTTTCATGAAGACAGTGGTTGGACTACGTACCTTGAAGATTTCTTtgccaaaaacaacaacaacaagCAGAGCAACGACATTAATGGTGAAAATAATTGTTGTCTCTCTTATGATAATGAAGCTACTGCTTCTCTAGTCTCTGATGCTGCTTCTTTGGTGATGAAGAAGAACGATTCTGTTGATTATAATGATAATAACAGCGAACAAGAAGCAGCTGCAGCTGTTGGCAGCAGATTTAGTTACAGCAGGTTGAGTTTCAAGAAGAGAAAAACAAAAGGAGCTTTGGTCGGTGATGATGCTTTGGAGGATACTGCTAGTTCTCCTGTCAATAGTCCCAAG TTAAACAAGAACACAACACAGAGAGAAAACCTGGGAATTTCCTCACCATCGCTGCAG GATAAAGGAAGAGGCTCCACAAGGCAGATGGAAGATAAAAGTGAGGATTTGGGTTTTATTGGGAGAGAAAGTGACAGCACAGAACTGAAGAAAAGGGGTCTTTGTTTAGTTCCTTTGTCTATGGTTGTGAATTATTTTGGTTGA
- the LOC110602646 gene encoding vascular-related unknown protein 1 isoform X2, producing MEDSVNSMRELVSSSSNERSCFVGDDYDDDEGGGGGGGHSFHEDSGWTTYLEDFFAKNNNNKQSNDINGENNCCLSYDNEATASLVSDAASLVMKKNDSVDYNDNNSEQEAAAAVGSRFSYSRLSFKKRKTKGALVGDDALEDTASSPVNSPKLNKNTTQRENLGISSPSLQGVCELG from the exons ATGGAGGATTCAGTGAATTCTATGAGAGAACTTGTCTCTTCCTCTTCTAATGAGAGGAGTTGCTTTGTTGGTGATGATTATGATGATGAcgaaggtggtggtggtggtggtggtcaTAGTTTTCATGAAGACAGTGGTTGGACTACGTACCTTGAAGATTTCTTtgccaaaaacaacaacaacaagCAGAGCAACGACATTAATGGTGAAAATAATTGTTGTCTCTCTTATGATAATGAAGCTACTGCTTCTCTAGTCTCTGATGCTGCTTCTTTGGTGATGAAGAAGAACGATTCTGTTGATTATAATGATAATAACAGCGAACAAGAAGCAGCTGCAGCTGTTGGCAGCAGATTTAGTTACAGCAGGTTGAGTTTCAAGAAGAGAAAAACAAAAGGAGCTTTGGTCGGTGATGATGCTTTGGAGGATACTGCTAGTTCTCCTGTCAATAGTCCCAAG TTAAACAAGAACACAACACAGAGAGAAAACCTGGGAATTTCCTCACCATCGCTGCAG GGTGTTTGTGAATTAGGATAA
- the LOC110600748 gene encoding electron transfer flavoprotein subunit alpha, mitochondrial isoform X2 has protein sequence MAMLTAFRTTTLPRFSSSIFASRLVLVADSDKFTHSLAEPWAGLVHIVQQKGGYSHIIAAANSFGKNILPRAAALLDVSPITDVINIFGSSQFVRPIYAGNALCTVRYTGSSPCMLTIRSTSFPVPAVSANSRSNEAPISQVDLSTFGEDSVGKSRYVQHTSQDTERPDLGSARVVVTGGRGLKSAENFKMMEKLAEKLGAAVGATRAAVDAGFVPNDLQVGQTGKIVAPELYMAFGVSGAIQHIAGMRDSRVIVAVNKDSDAPIFQVADYGLVGDLFEVIPELLEKLPEKK, from the exons ATGGCGATGCttactgctttcagaaccaccACTCTCCCTCGATTTTCCTCCTCAATCTTCGCTTCTAGATTG GTTCTTGTTGCCGATTCAGATAAATTTACTCATTCTCTAGCAGAACCCTGGGCTGGTTTGGTCCATATTGTTCAGCAGAAAGGTGGTTACTCACACATAATTGCTGCTGCAAATTCATTTGGAAAAAACATACTGCCACGTGCAGCTGCCCTTTTAGATGTTTCTCCAATTACAGATGTTATCAATATTTTTGGTTCTAGTCAATTTGTCAG ACCAATTTATGCTGGAAATGCACTTTGTACCGTGCGATATACTGGCTCTAGTCCTTGTATGTTGACCATTAGATCAACATCTTTTCCAGTACCTGCTGTCTCAGCTAATTCAAGATCTAATGAAGCTCCTATTTCCCAGGTTGACCTCTCAACCTTTGGTGAAG ATTCTGTTGGTAAGTCTAGATATGTACAGCATACATCTCAGGACACTGAGCGCCCTGACCTTGGAAGTGCACGAGTAGTTGTCACAGGTGGTCGGGGACTGAAAAGTGCCGAGAACTTCAAAATGATGGAGAAGCTTGCAGAAAAGCTTGGTGCAGCTG TTGGTGCTACCCGTGCTGCTGTTGATGCAGGATTTGTTCCAAATGACCTGCAG GTTGGTCAGACTGGAAAAATTGTTGCACCAGAATTATATATGGCTTTTGGTGTTTCTGGAGCCATTCAACACATAGCTGGCATGAGAGATTCCAGGGTCATTGTTGCCGTAAATAAAGACTCAGATGCACCTATATTCCAG GTGGCTGATTATGGGCTCGTTGGTGATCTTTTTGAGGTGATACCGGAGTTGTTAGAGAAGCTTCCTGAGAAGAAATAG
- the LOC110600748 gene encoding electron transfer flavoprotein subunit alpha, mitochondrial isoform X1, which yields MAMLTAFRTTTLPRFSSSIFASRLVSTLVVAEHEGGSIKGSSVSAVEAAKALGDGNSISVLLAGSGPSLQEAAAHAASCHPSISQVLVADSDKFTHSLAEPWAGLVHIVQQKGGYSHIIAAANSFGKNILPRAAALLDVSPITDVINIFGSSQFVRPIYAGNALCTVRYTGSSPCMLTIRSTSFPVPAVSANSRSNEAPISQVDLSTFGEDSVGKSRYVQHTSQDTERPDLGSARVVVTGGRGLKSAENFKMMEKLAEKLGAAVGATRAAVDAGFVPNDLQVGQTGKIVAPELYMAFGVSGAIQHIAGMRDSRVIVAVNKDSDAPIFQVADYGLVGDLFEVIPELLEKLPEKK from the exons ATGGCGATGCttactgctttcagaaccaccACTCTCCCTCGATTTTCCTCCTCAATCTTCGCTTCTAGATTG GTGAGCACATTAGTTGTAGCCGAACATGAAGGTGGTTCTATAAAGGGTTCATCTGTGAGTGCAGTAGAGGCTGCAAAGGCTTTGGGGGATGGAAATTCCATTTCTGTTCTACTAGCTGGATCAGGTCCCTCCCTTCAAGAAGCTGCTGCTCATGCTGCCTCATGCCATCCCTCAATTTCACAG GTTCTTGTTGCCGATTCAGATAAATTTACTCATTCTCTAGCAGAACCCTGGGCTGGTTTGGTCCATATTGTTCAGCAGAAAGGTGGTTACTCACACATAATTGCTGCTGCAAATTCATTTGGAAAAAACATACTGCCACGTGCAGCTGCCCTTTTAGATGTTTCTCCAATTACAGATGTTATCAATATTTTTGGTTCTAGTCAATTTGTCAG ACCAATTTATGCTGGAAATGCACTTTGTACCGTGCGATATACTGGCTCTAGTCCTTGTATGTTGACCATTAGATCAACATCTTTTCCAGTACCTGCTGTCTCAGCTAATTCAAGATCTAATGAAGCTCCTATTTCCCAGGTTGACCTCTCAACCTTTGGTGAAG ATTCTGTTGGTAAGTCTAGATATGTACAGCATACATCTCAGGACACTGAGCGCCCTGACCTTGGAAGTGCACGAGTAGTTGTCACAGGTGGTCGGGGACTGAAAAGTGCCGAGAACTTCAAAATGATGGAGAAGCTTGCAGAAAAGCTTGGTGCAGCTG TTGGTGCTACCCGTGCTGCTGTTGATGCAGGATTTGTTCCAAATGACCTGCAG GTTGGTCAGACTGGAAAAATTGTTGCACCAGAATTATATATGGCTTTTGGTGTTTCTGGAGCCATTCAACACATAGCTGGCATGAGAGATTCCAGGGTCATTGTTGCCGTAAATAAAGACTCAGATGCACCTATATTCCAG GTGGCTGATTATGGGCTCGTTGGTGATCTTTTTGAGGTGATACCGGAGTTGTTAGAGAAGCTTCCTGAGAAGAAATAG
- the LOC110602374 gene encoding early nodulin-like protein 1, which translates to MAAETISRLNYQIKAFHVLISFFCLMLCFQKGNATQFTVGGDKGWTVSDNASAYNYNQWAERTRFQIGDSLLFVYKPDQDSVLQVTKEDYDNCTTTAALATFNDGHTVFTFNRSGPLYFISGNKENCLKNEKLVVIVLADRSNHSSNTNETIPASSPAPAAEAPPTGTVEINPTPSPAGQPPSAASSTFISFIGSTAALFASSLILVF; encoded by the exons ATGGCTGCTGAAACCATTTCAAGATTGAATTACCAGATCAAAGCCTTCCATGTGCTGATCAGCTTCTTTTGTCTAATGCTTTGTTTTCAGAAAGGCAATGCAACCCAATTCACAGTTGGAGGAGATAAGGGTTGGACTGTGAGTGACAATGCCAGTGCATACAACTACAATCAATGGGCAGAAAGGACCAGATTTCAGATCGGCGACTCCCTGT TGTTTGTGTACAAGCCAGACCAGGATTCAGTGCTTCAGGTAACCAAGGAAGACTATGACAATTGCACTACAACAGCAGCTCTTGCAACCTTCAACGACGGTCACACTGTCTTCACGTTTAATCGGTCAGGACCTTTATACTTTATCAGTGGAAACAAAGAAAATTGTCTCAAGAATGAGAAGCTGGTGGTAATTGTCTTGGCAGACAGAAGCAATCATTCTTCAAATACAAATGAAACAATCCCAGCTTCATCTCCTGCGCCTGCTGCCGAGGCTCCTCCAACAGGAACAGTTGAGATAAACCCAACTCCATCTCCTGCTGGCCAGCCACCGAGTGCAGCTTCTTCCACATTCATTAGTTTTATTGGTTCCACTGCAGCACTCTTCGCTTCATCTCTTATTTTAGTATTCTAA
- the LOC110601797 gene encoding TBC1 domain family member 15 isoform X2, producing the protein MWNTGEPADSYYAVRPECTDVPKSRFKIRAGKTLSERKWQSAFTPEGHLDISKTLGRIQRGGIHPSIRGEVWEFLLGCYDPKSTFDEREEIRKRRRSQYAMWKEVCHELFPVVGSGRFITAPVVTEDGQPIQDPLVVLETNQDNDSALPSEAGNSANSANSSDADVIASTSAIVEELTSRGPLDKKVIQWLLTLHQIGLDVVRTDRTLVFYENHENLSKLWDILAVYSWIDTDVGYCQGMSDLCSPMIMLLEDEADAFWCFERLMRRLRGNFRCTESSVGVETQLNSLASITQVIDPKLHQHLDALGGGDYLFAFRMLMVLFRREFSFCDSLYLWEVQFRNLVIK; encoded by the exons ATGTGGAACACTGGAGAACCTGCTGATTCTTATTACGCTGTCCGGCCTGAGTGCACGGATGTTCCCAAATCCCGCTTCAAAATCAGG GCTGGTAAAACATTAAGTGAAAGGAAATGGCAGAGTGCATTTACTCCAGAAGGGCATCTAGATATAAGCAAGACTCTAGGTCGAATCCAGCGAGGG GGGATCCACCCATCAATTAGAGGAGAAGTATGGGAATTCTTACTTGGTTGTTATGATCCAAAGAGCACATTTGATGAACGAGAAGAGATACGCAAGCGCAGAAG GTCGCAATATGCTATGTGGAAGGAAGTGTGCCATGAACTATTTCCTGTTGTCGGAAGTGGCCGGTTTATTACGGCGCCTGTAGTCACTGAAGATGGTCAGCCCATTCAGGATCCATTGGTAGTTTTAGAGACAAATCAAGACAATGATTCAGCTTTACCTTCTGAAGCTGGTAATTCGGCTAATTCTGCTAATTCGTCAGACGCAGATGTCATTGCTTCTACTTCAGCAATTGTGGAAGAGCTTACTAGTCGTGGTCCTTTAGACAAGAAAGTAATCCAGTGGTTGCTTACTTTACATCAAATAG GTCTAGATGTGGTTCGAACTGACAGGACATTGGTTTTCTATGAGAATCACGAAAACTTGTCAAAACTTTGGGATATCCTTGCTGTTTATTCTTGGATTGATACAGATGTTGGCTATTGTCAAG GGATGAGTGACCTTTGTTCCCCCATGATAATGCTTCTTGAAGATGAAGCTGATGCATTCTGGTGCTTTGAACGTTTGATGCGTAGATTG cgAGGAAATTTCAGATGCACTGAGAGCTCTGTTGGGGTGGAGACTCAACTTAATAGTTTAGCTTCAATTACTCAAGTTATTGATCCAAAACTACATCAGCATTTAG ATGCACTTGGTGGAGGtgattatttatttgcttttagGATGCTCATGGTTTTATTCCGCCGAGAATTCTCTTTTTGCGACTCACTCTACCTCTGGGAGGTTCAATTCAGAAACCTTGTGATTAA ATGA
- the LOC110601797 gene encoding TBC1 domain family member 16 isoform X1: MWNTGEPADSYYAVRPECTDVPKSRFKIRAGKTLSERKWQSAFTPEGHLDISKTLGRIQRGGIHPSIRGEVWEFLLGCYDPKSTFDEREEIRKRRRSQYAMWKEVCHELFPVVGSGRFITAPVVTEDGQPIQDPLVVLETNQDNDSALPSEAGNSANSANSSDADVIASTSAIVEELTSRGPLDKKVIQWLLTLHQIGLDVVRTDRTLVFYENHENLSKLWDILAVYSWIDTDVGYCQGMSDLCSPMIMLLEDEADAFWCFERLMRRLRGNFRCTESSVGVETQLNSLASITQVIDPKLHQHLDALGGGDYLFAFRMLMVLFRREFSFCDSLYLWEMMWALEYDPDFFDIYEESDSASDKAESFKERAKSIRQYGKFERENMKSGADAPLPISVFLVASVLKDKSATLLSEARGLDDVVKILNDNSGNLDAKKACTGAMKLHKKYLKKAKKT; the protein is encoded by the exons ATGTGGAACACTGGAGAACCTGCTGATTCTTATTACGCTGTCCGGCCTGAGTGCACGGATGTTCCCAAATCCCGCTTCAAAATCAGG GCTGGTAAAACATTAAGTGAAAGGAAATGGCAGAGTGCATTTACTCCAGAAGGGCATCTAGATATAAGCAAGACTCTAGGTCGAATCCAGCGAGGG GGGATCCACCCATCAATTAGAGGAGAAGTATGGGAATTCTTACTTGGTTGTTATGATCCAAAGAGCACATTTGATGAACGAGAAGAGATACGCAAGCGCAGAAG GTCGCAATATGCTATGTGGAAGGAAGTGTGCCATGAACTATTTCCTGTTGTCGGAAGTGGCCGGTTTATTACGGCGCCTGTAGTCACTGAAGATGGTCAGCCCATTCAGGATCCATTGGTAGTTTTAGAGACAAATCAAGACAATGATTCAGCTTTACCTTCTGAAGCTGGTAATTCGGCTAATTCTGCTAATTCGTCAGACGCAGATGTCATTGCTTCTACTTCAGCAATTGTGGAAGAGCTTACTAGTCGTGGTCCTTTAGACAAGAAAGTAATCCAGTGGTTGCTTACTTTACATCAAATAG GTCTAGATGTGGTTCGAACTGACAGGACATTGGTTTTCTATGAGAATCACGAAAACTTGTCAAAACTTTGGGATATCCTTGCTGTTTATTCTTGGATTGATACAGATGTTGGCTATTGTCAAG GGATGAGTGACCTTTGTTCCCCCATGATAATGCTTCTTGAAGATGAAGCTGATGCATTCTGGTGCTTTGAACGTTTGATGCGTAGATTG cgAGGAAATTTCAGATGCACTGAGAGCTCTGTTGGGGTGGAGACTCAACTTAATAGTTTAGCTTCAATTACTCAAGTTATTGATCCAAAACTACATCAGCATTTAG ATGCACTTGGTGGAGGtgattatttatttgcttttagGATGCTCATGGTTTTATTCCGCCGAGAATTCTCTTTTTGCGACTCACTCTACCTCTGGGAG ATGATGTGGGCCCTTGAATATGACCCCGACTTCTTTGACATATATGAAGAATCTGACTCGGCTAGTGACAAAGCAGAGTCGTTTAAAGAAAGAGCCAAGTCAATACGCCAGTATGGGAAATTTGAAAGGGAAAACATGAAAAGTGGTGCAGATGCCCCACTCCCCATCTCTGTTTTCCTTGTTGCGAGTGTCTTGAAAGATAAGAGTGCAACATTGTTATCAGAAGCTCGGGGCCTGGATGATGTTGTTAAG